The following proteins are encoded in a genomic region of Ctenopharyngodon idella isolate HZGC_01 chromosome 12, HZGC01, whole genome shotgun sequence:
- the LOC127523748 gene encoding uncharacterized protein LOC127523748, whose translation MSQLNDDISTGLTEVEKRLCKQFARVELRGKKGRKVAVILTPDMTANLSLLISKRKECGVTENNNYLFAIPCSDGHYRGQFGQFADACGAEDPQNLRSTNLRKQIATISQVMNLKDNELDQLADFLGHDIRVHREYYRLPQSTIQLAKISKLLMAVEKGSVKDIQGKSLDEIGDDIDDMDTGSQQLPNVSTLQDNEEMLASVTFGSPHLSESAAQDDQGNTACVTSGSPHLPDSVTQGFRVSSRRCVKRPWSEEEIQAVMKHMRPFIENGVTVTNEQCLKCKEKEQPILETRSIQNIRDFVRNRGLAFKRQSNAKH comes from the exons ATGTCCCAACTAAACGATGACATAAGCACTGGGCTTACAGAAGTTGAGAAGAGACTTTGCAAACAATTTGCCAGAGTGgaactgaggggaaaaaaaggacgAAAGGTTGCTGTGATCCTGACTCCTGATATGACTGCTAACCTGTCACTCCTCATTAGTAAGAGGAAAGAGTGTGGAGTAACTGAAAACAACAATTACCTCTTCGCTATTCCTTGTAGTGATGGTCACTACAGAGGGCAGTTCGGTCAATTTGCAGATGCTTGTGGAGCCGAAGATCCTCAAAACCTCAGATCAACTAACCTTCGCAAACAGATCGCCACAATAAGCCAAGTCATGAACTTGAAAGATAATGAACTGGACCAGCTGGCCGATTTTCTCGGTCATGATATTAGGGTGCATAGAGAGTACTATCGACTGCCCCAATCAACAATTCAGCTAGCTAAGATCTCAAAGCTGCTTATGGCTGTGGAGAAGGGAAGTGTGAAGGATATTCAAGGAAAATCTCTGGACGAAATTGGTG ATGACATAGACGATATGGATACCGGATCACAGCAACTCCCTAATGTTTCCACATTGCAAG aCAATGAAGAAATGTTGGCTTCTGTGACTTTTGGATCGCCTCACCTCTCTGAGTCTGCAGCTCAAG atgaccAGGGGAACACTGCCTGTGTAACTTCTGGTTCACCTCATCTCCCTGACTCAGTTACTCAAG GTTTCCGTGTTTCATCAAGGCGGTGTGTGAAGAGACCATGGTCTGAGGAGGAGATACAAGCTGTGATGAAACATATGAGGCCTTttattgaaaatggtgtcaCTGTCACCAATGAGCAGTGCCTGAAGTGCAAGGAAAAGGAACAACCTATCTTGGAGACAAGATCCATTCAAAACATTAGAGATTTTGTACGCAATAGAGGCTTGGCCTTTAAAAGGCAGTCAAATGCTAAACACTAA